TCGCGGATCGCCCGCTGCAGCACCAGTTCCTGCTCGACGGGGTGCAGCCGCGGGTCCCAGCCGTCGCGGTGCGCGAAGACGTCGCTGAGCTGTTCCACCGACAGCTCCCGCCGCCAGTACGCGTCCAGCGCTGCCCGGTGCAGGTAGCGCTCGCGGTCGGCGTACTCGGCAGGGGTCCGGGCAGTGTGCGGCAGCGGCATCGCGGCCGCCCCGCCAAGCCGCCGTACGCCGGCCTCGGCCGCCTCCAGTGCCTGCCAGGCGGCTTCGACGGTCTCCTGCGCGGCCACCCACTCCGCCCGTCGACGCTTGGCGGTGGTGGTGGCACGCTCGGCGGCCACCGCGACCTCCTGCGCGTAGCGGGTCTGCTCGCGCTCCTCCTGCGCCTCTTCGAGGTGGCTGGGCATGGCGGCGTTGCGGATCCGGGCCGCCGGGGCGAGGCGAAGCCGGCCGGGTCGCAGCAGGAGCGCGGCGACGGCGACCACCACGACCCCGAGCAGGCTCAGCCAGATGGCGGCGGCCCGGGGCATGTCGGGCAGGACGGCGGAGAGGACGGTCTGCATGATCAGCACCTCGCGGTCGAACGACGGTATCGACGGATGGGTCCTGACGGCACCGGGCCGGTCGCGCGACTGGTGTCGACGAGCCGGGCTCCGAGTGGTCGGGGTGAGCTGCGGATGGCCGTCCGAGGATCGGGGCCGATCCCCGCCGGGCGGGGATCTGGCGAGCCGGATCGGGTCTGGCTGCGGGTCGCGCCGACGACGACGGCGACCCGGGCGCCCGGACGCACGACCCGAAGGCGGGTCACGGGGAGCGTCGGGGGGCCGGACGGCCTGGGGTCAGCTGGTGGGAGGACCGCGTCGGGTCGGGGTGCCACGGCCGGGCGCAACGGCCGGCGCGTGCTCCGCGCTCGCGAGGACCTGGCGGGTCGGCGCGGCGACGACGGCTTGGCTGCTCGGCCGGTGCGCGGCCGGCTGGCTCGTACGCTCGGTGGCCGCGACAGCGTCGGGTCGAACGGCGTCCACCCGGCTGCTCACGGCGCTTGGCCGCAGCTGCGCCTGGGCGGACGGCGGCGTGGCGGCGAGGGCGCCGCCGAGGCCGACCGCGAGCACCAGCGCGGTGACCGCCAGCCGGGTCAGCTCCCGCAGTGACCACAGCACTGCCCACCGGGCGGGGCGGACCAGGGCTGCGGACGACACCCGACAAACCTATCGCCCGACCCGGCTCGGCGCAGCACCACAGCGGGCGCAATGGGGGTGACCGCCACCACCACCGACACTGTGGACGGTGATGACCAGCGGCTGCGTCGGAACCGGGAGCCGAGGGGTGAACCACTGTGACCCCCGCCGCGGCACGCCGGCAGGGGTCACTCGGGGATCTCGCGCGGCGCCGGTCGCCGCCGACGGGTCAGCCTGCCGTGCCGAGCGCTATCGACTGGTCAGCCTGCCGTGCCGAGCACTGGCGGCGCTTCGTCCCCGGCGTCCCGCCACACCATCTCGTCCTCGGTCAGCCAGGTCAGCCGCTCGTCGGACTCGTCGTCCTCGGGGCGACCGTGCCCGCCGAGCACCCCGGGGCGGTTGGCGCCCCGGCCGCTGCCCGACAGGCCCTGGCGCCCTCCCACGGCCGCCCGACCGGGCTCACCGCGACGACCGTCGATGCTGCGCCCGACGCCACTTGCGGAACGGCTCTCGGCGGCGGCAGCGCCGCCGGTCGGCCGGGCCGCCGGGGTGGGCGTGCTGCTCGACCCGGCGAGCGCGGAGGTGCGCAGCACCCCACCGGCCGGTGCCCCGAACAGCAGGCTCGACCCGCCCGCGGCGCTCGCGGCCACGGCTGTCGACCCGGACAGCCCGGCCACTCCGGCCGCCCCGCCGAGCAGCGGATCCGCGCCGGCGAGTGATGTGGTGCTGCCTTCGAGGTCGCTGCCGGAGCCCTCCGGCCCGATGACGACGACCGAGCTGCCGGCGTCCTGGCCCGGGACGGAACCGCCCCCGCCGGCCGGAGGAGGCGCCACGCCGTCGGGCGTCCCGACTGTCGCGCCGCCGGTGTGCGCGGTCAGGCCGGTGGCGCTCGGAGCGGCCGACGGCGTCGTGGTGGCCGGGCCGCTGCGCGGCGTCGGCCGGTCGTGGTTGGTCGTCTGGGGAGTGTCCGGGTGGGGGTGGGGCGGGTCGACCACCCGGTCGTACGCGGAGAGGTCGTAGCCGGCGGCCAGCTCGGCCACCACGTTCACCATCCGCTGGTGGGCCTTCTCCTGCTCTTCCTTGTCCTGCTGGTGGCCCATGATGCCCCCGACCACGGCACCGGGCAGGCCGAAGGCTGCGCCCTTGAGCGCGCCCGAGATGGCCTGGTCGTTGTCGTCGGTCTCTTCCGGGCTCTCGGCCTGTTTGTGCGCGGTGCGCAGCTGGCCGGCCATCATGGTGAGGCCCTGCTTGATTCCGGACATGCCGTCGCCCAGCGCGTCGGAGTGGTCGACGACAAACGTCAGCCGGCGCTGGAACTCACGACCTGCCGAGCCCGTCCAGGTGTTGCCGAGCTTCTCGAGGTCGCCGCTCAACTCCCGGCCGAGACCGTCCAGGATGCCCTTGAGAGCGGCCCACTGGGCGGCGA
The DNA window shown above is from Micromonospora lupini and carries:
- a CDS encoding WXG100 family type VII secretion target, whose translation is MSEYTQRYQDKSHRELYDAVMAGKPEQIEGIAAQWAALKGILDGLGRELSGDLEKLGNTWTGSAGREFQRRLTFVVDHSDALGDGMSGIKQGLTMMAGQLRTAHKQAESPEETDDNDQAISGALKGAAFGLPGAVVGGIMGHQQDKEEQEKAHQRMVNVVAELAAGYDLSAYDRVVDPPHPHPDTPQTTNHDRPTPRSGPATTTPSAAPSATGLTAHTGGATVGTPDGVAPPPAGGGGSVPGQDAGSSVVVIGPEGSGSDLEGSTTSLAGADPLLGGAAGVAGLSGSTAVAASAAGGSSLLFGAPAGGVLRTSALAGSSSTPTPAARPTGGAAAAESRSASGVGRSIDGRRGEPGRAAVGGRQGLSGSGRGANRPGVLGGHGRPEDDESDERLTWLTEDEMVWRDAGDEAPPVLGTAG